A portion of the Sebastes fasciatus isolate fSebFas1 chromosome 2, fSebFas1.pri, whole genome shotgun sequence genome contains these proteins:
- the cttn gene encoding src substrate cortactin isoform X2 → MWKAAAGQSVNMAVNDDGDDWETDPDFENDVSEKEQRWGAKTVEGSGHQEHIDIHRLRQTVSTEHTSLKQKELDTMPKASHGYGGKFGLQQDRMDKSAVGHDYQSNLSKHCSQTDTSKGFGGKFGVQADRVDQSAVGFEYAGKTEKHASQKDYSTGFGGRYGVQADRVDQSAVGFDYQGKTEKHDSQKDYAKGFGGKFGVDTDNVDKCAVGFEYQGKTEKHESQKDYVKGFGGKFGVQTDRQDKSALGWDHQEKLQLHESQKDYKRGFGGQYGVEKEKQDQCALGYEHKESLAKHESQKDYSKGFGGKFGVQNDRMDKSAGTFEEMKPTPAYQKTKPVEAAGNSTGSIKARFENIAKQKEEEDRKRAEEERVRRQTRDKQEQEDARRKFEEMARAPSPVPAASPSPSPSPTPSPTPPVQTVAAPAPAYQTEEVSHDTAEENREQLYEAEPQNQNQEAPQEDLYRTPEDTAAAGDEYGEDLGVTAVALYDYQAAGEDEISFDPDDIITNIEMIDEGWWRGVCGGAYGLFPANYVEVRQ, encoded by the exons ATGTGGAAGGCAGCAGCTGGACAGTCAGTCAACATGGCTGTAAATGACGATGGGGACGACTGGGAGACCGACCCCGACTTTGAG AATGACGTATCGGAGAAGGAGCAGCGCTGGGGGGCCAAGACGGTGGAGGGCTCAGGACATCAGGAGCACATAGA TATCCACCGGCTGCGTCAGACGGTGTCCACGGAGCACACCAGCTTGAAGCAGAAGGAGTTGGACACCATGCCTAAAGCCTCGCATGGATATGGAGGAAAGTTTGGATTACAGCAGGACCGCATGGACAAG tCTGCTGTGGGTCATGACTACCAGAGCAATTTGTCCAAGCACTGCTCCCAGACGGATACCTCCAAGGGCTTTGGAGGGAAGTTTGGAGTGCAAGCTGACCGCGTTGACCAG TCAGCTGTTGGGTTCGAGTACGCCGGGAAGACAGAGAAACACGCTTCACAGAAAG ACTACTCCACTGGGTTTGGGGGGCGATACGGCGTGCAGGCAGATCGTGTCGACCAGAGCGCAGTGGGCTTCGATTACCAGGGCAAAACCGAGAAACACGATTCCCAGAAAG ATTATGCCAAGGGCTTTGGCGGCAAGTTTGGTGTTGATACCGACAACGTGGACAAGTGCGCTGTGGGCTTTGAGTACCAGGGCAAAACCGAGAAGCATGAGTCACAGAAAG actACGTGAAGGGCTTTGGGGGCAAGTTTGGTGtgcagacggacagacaggatAAATCAGCGCTGGGATGGGACCACCAGGAGAAACTACAGCTTCACGAGTCCCAGAAAG actATAAGCGTGGGTTTGGAGGGCAGTATGGGGTAGAGAAGGAGAAGCAGGACCAGTGTGCCCTGGGCTATGAGCACAAGGAGAGCCTGGCTAAGCACGAGTCCCAGAAAG ATTATTCTAAAGGATTCGGAGGGAAATTTGGGGTTCAGAATGACAGGATGGATAAG AGTGCAGGGACTTTTGAGGAGATGAAGCCAACCCCAGCTTACCAGAAAACCAAACCTGTGGAGGCTG CCGGCAACAGCACAGGAAGCATCAAGGCCCGCTTTGAGAACATCGCCaaacagaaggaggaggaggacaggaagaggGCCGAGGAGGAGCGAGTGCGTCGTCAGACTAGGGACAAGCAGGAGCAAGAGGATGCGCGCCGTAAATTCGAAGAGATGGCCAGGGCCCCCTCTCCCGTCCCCGCTGCGAGTCCCAGTCCCAGTCCCAGTCCCACTCCCAGCCCAACTCCACCAGTCCAGACAGTTGCTGCCCCAGCCCCAGCATACCAG ACAGAGGAAGTGTCCCACGATACTGCTgaggagaacagagaacagCTGTACGAGGCGGAGccacagaaccagaaccaggaggCACCGCAGGAAGACCTCTACCGGACCCCCGAGGACACGGCAGCAGCAGGAG ACGAGTACGGCGAGGACCTCGGGGTGACAGCGGTGGCCCTGTACGACTACCAAGCAG CTGGTGAAGATGAGATATCCTTTGACCccgatgacatcatcaccaacatCGAGATGATCGACGAAGGCTGGTGGCGAGGCGTGTGCGGAGGCGCCTACGGCCTTTTCCCGGCCAACTACGTGGAGGTTCGGCAATGA
- the cttn gene encoding src substrate cortactin isoform X1, with product MWKAAAGQSVNMAVNDDGDDWETDPDFENDVSEKEQRWGAKTVEGSGHQEHIDIHRLRQTVSTEHTSLKQKELDTMPKASHGYGGKFGLQQDRMDKSAVGHDYQSNLSKHCSQTDTSKGFGGKFGVQADRVDQSAVGFEYAGKTEKHASQKDYSTGFGGRYGVQADRVDQSAVGFDYQGKTEKHDSQKDYAKGFGGKFGVDTDNVDKCAVGFEYQGKTEKHESQKDYVKGFGGKFGVQTDRQDKSALGWDHQEKLQLHESQKDYKRGFGGQYGVEKEKQDQCALGYEHKESLAKHESQKDYSKGFGGKFGVQNDRMDKSAGTFEEMKPTPAYQKTKPVEAAGNSTGSIKARFENIAKQKEEEDRKRAEEERVRRQTRDKQEQEDARRKFEEMARAPSPVPAASPSPSPSPTPSPTPPVQTVAAPAPAYQKTEEVSHDTAEENREQLYEAEPQNQNQEAPQEDLYRTPEDTAAAGDEYGEDLGVTAVALYDYQAAGEDEISFDPDDIITNIEMIDEGWWRGVCGGAYGLFPANYVEVRQ from the exons ATGTGGAAGGCAGCAGCTGGACAGTCAGTCAACATGGCTGTAAATGACGATGGGGACGACTGGGAGACCGACCCCGACTTTGAG AATGACGTATCGGAGAAGGAGCAGCGCTGGGGGGCCAAGACGGTGGAGGGCTCAGGACATCAGGAGCACATAGA TATCCACCGGCTGCGTCAGACGGTGTCCACGGAGCACACCAGCTTGAAGCAGAAGGAGTTGGACACCATGCCTAAAGCCTCGCATGGATATGGAGGAAAGTTTGGATTACAGCAGGACCGCATGGACAAG tCTGCTGTGGGTCATGACTACCAGAGCAATTTGTCCAAGCACTGCTCCCAGACGGATACCTCCAAGGGCTTTGGAGGGAAGTTTGGAGTGCAAGCTGACCGCGTTGACCAG TCAGCTGTTGGGTTCGAGTACGCCGGGAAGACAGAGAAACACGCTTCACAGAAAG ACTACTCCACTGGGTTTGGGGGGCGATACGGCGTGCAGGCAGATCGTGTCGACCAGAGCGCAGTGGGCTTCGATTACCAGGGCAAAACCGAGAAACACGATTCCCAGAAAG ATTATGCCAAGGGCTTTGGCGGCAAGTTTGGTGTTGATACCGACAACGTGGACAAGTGCGCTGTGGGCTTTGAGTACCAGGGCAAAACCGAGAAGCATGAGTCACAGAAAG actACGTGAAGGGCTTTGGGGGCAAGTTTGGTGtgcagacggacagacaggatAAATCAGCGCTGGGATGGGACCACCAGGAGAAACTACAGCTTCACGAGTCCCAGAAAG actATAAGCGTGGGTTTGGAGGGCAGTATGGGGTAGAGAAGGAGAAGCAGGACCAGTGTGCCCTGGGCTATGAGCACAAGGAGAGCCTGGCTAAGCACGAGTCCCAGAAAG ATTATTCTAAAGGATTCGGAGGGAAATTTGGGGTTCAGAATGACAGGATGGATAAG AGTGCAGGGACTTTTGAGGAGATGAAGCCAACCCCAGCTTACCAGAAAACCAAACCTGTGGAGGCTG CCGGCAACAGCACAGGAAGCATCAAGGCCCGCTTTGAGAACATCGCCaaacagaaggaggaggaggacaggaagaggGCCGAGGAGGAGCGAGTGCGTCGTCAGACTAGGGACAAGCAGGAGCAAGAGGATGCGCGCCGTAAATTCGAAGAGATGGCCAGGGCCCCCTCTCCCGTCCCCGCTGCGAGTCCCAGTCCCAGTCCCAGTCCCACTCCCAGCCCAACTCCACCAGTCCAGACAGTTGCTGCCCCAGCCCCAGCATACCAG AAGACAGAGGAAGTGTCCCACGATACTGCTgaggagaacagagaacagCTGTACGAGGCGGAGccacagaaccagaaccaggaggCACCGCAGGAAGACCTCTACCGGACCCCCGAGGACACGGCAGCAGCAGGAG ACGAGTACGGCGAGGACCTCGGGGTGACAGCGGTGGCCCTGTACGACTACCAAGCAG CTGGTGAAGATGAGATATCCTTTGACCccgatgacatcatcaccaacatCGAGATGATCGACGAAGGCTGGTGGCGAGGCGTGTGCGGAGGCGCCTACGGCCTTTTCCCGGCCAACTACGTGGAGGTTCGGCAATGA
- the cttn gene encoding src substrate cortactin isoform X5, with protein MWKAAAGQSVNMAVNDDGDDWETDPDFENDVSEKEQRWGAKTVEGSGHQEHIDIHRLRQTVSTEHTSLKQKELDTMPKASHGYGGKFGLQQDRMDKSAVGHDYQSNLSKHCSQTDTSKGFGGKFGVQADRVDQSAVGFEYAGKTEKHASQKDYAKGFGGKFGVDTDNVDKCAVGFEYQGKTEKHESQKDYVKGFGGKFGVQTDRQDKSALGWDHQEKLQLHESQKDYSKGFGGKFGVQNDRMDKSAGTFEEMKPTPAYQKTKPVEAAGNSTGSIKARFENIAKQKEEEDRKRAEEERVRRQTRDKQEQEDARRKFEEMARAPSPVPAASPSPSPSPTPSPTPPVQTVAAPAPAYQKTEEVSHDTAEENREQLYEAEPQNQNQEAPQEDLYRTPEDTAAAGDEYGEDLGVTAVALYDYQAAGEDEISFDPDDIITNIEMIDEGWWRGVCGGAYGLFPANYVEVRQ; from the exons ATGTGGAAGGCAGCAGCTGGACAGTCAGTCAACATGGCTGTAAATGACGATGGGGACGACTGGGAGACCGACCCCGACTTTGAG AATGACGTATCGGAGAAGGAGCAGCGCTGGGGGGCCAAGACGGTGGAGGGCTCAGGACATCAGGAGCACATAGA TATCCACCGGCTGCGTCAGACGGTGTCCACGGAGCACACCAGCTTGAAGCAGAAGGAGTTGGACACCATGCCTAAAGCCTCGCATGGATATGGAGGAAAGTTTGGATTACAGCAGGACCGCATGGACAAG tCTGCTGTGGGTCATGACTACCAGAGCAATTTGTCCAAGCACTGCTCCCAGACGGATACCTCCAAGGGCTTTGGAGGGAAGTTTGGAGTGCAAGCTGACCGCGTTGACCAG TCAGCTGTTGGGTTCGAGTACGCCGGGAAGACAGAGAAACACGCTTCACAGAAAG ATTATGCCAAGGGCTTTGGCGGCAAGTTTGGTGTTGATACCGACAACGTGGACAAGTGCGCTGTGGGCTTTGAGTACCAGGGCAAAACCGAGAAGCATGAGTCACAGAAAG actACGTGAAGGGCTTTGGGGGCAAGTTTGGTGtgcagacggacagacaggatAAATCAGCGCTGGGATGGGACCACCAGGAGAAACTACAGCTTCACGAGTCCCAGAAAG ATTATTCTAAAGGATTCGGAGGGAAATTTGGGGTTCAGAATGACAGGATGGATAAG AGTGCAGGGACTTTTGAGGAGATGAAGCCAACCCCAGCTTACCAGAAAACCAAACCTGTGGAGGCTG CCGGCAACAGCACAGGAAGCATCAAGGCCCGCTTTGAGAACATCGCCaaacagaaggaggaggaggacaggaagaggGCCGAGGAGGAGCGAGTGCGTCGTCAGACTAGGGACAAGCAGGAGCAAGAGGATGCGCGCCGTAAATTCGAAGAGATGGCCAGGGCCCCCTCTCCCGTCCCCGCTGCGAGTCCCAGTCCCAGTCCCAGTCCCACTCCCAGCCCAACTCCACCAGTCCAGACAGTTGCTGCCCCAGCCCCAGCATACCAG AAGACAGAGGAAGTGTCCCACGATACTGCTgaggagaacagagaacagCTGTACGAGGCGGAGccacagaaccagaaccaggaggCACCGCAGGAAGACCTCTACCGGACCCCCGAGGACACGGCAGCAGCAGGAG ACGAGTACGGCGAGGACCTCGGGGTGACAGCGGTGGCCCTGTACGACTACCAAGCAG CTGGTGAAGATGAGATATCCTTTGACCccgatgacatcatcaccaacatCGAGATGATCGACGAAGGCTGGTGGCGAGGCGTGTGCGGAGGCGCCTACGGCCTTTTCCCGGCCAACTACGTGGAGGTTCGGCAATGA
- the cttn gene encoding src substrate cortactin isoform X4 — MWKAAAGQSVNMAVNDDGDDWETDPDFENDVSEKEQRWGAKTVEGSGHQEHIDIHRLRQTVSTEHTSLKQKELDTMPKASHGYGGKFGLQQDRMDKSAVGHDYQSNLSKHCSQTDTSKGFGGKFGVQADRVDQSAVGFEYAGKTEKHASQKDYAKGFGGKFGVDTDNVDKCAVGFEYQGKTEKHESQKDYVKGFGGKFGVQTDRQDKSALGWDHQEKLQLHESQKDYKRGFGGQYGVEKEKQDQCALGYEHKESLAKHESQKDYSKGFGGKFGVQNDRMDKSAGTFEEMKPTPAYQKTKPVEAAGNSTGSIKARFENIAKQKEEEDRKRAEEERVRRQTRDKQEQEDARRKFEEMARAPSPVPAASPSPSPSPTPSPTPPVQTVAAPAPAYQKTEEVSHDTAEENREQLYEAEPQNQNQEAPQEDLYRTPEDTAAAGDEYGEDLGVTAVALYDYQAAGEDEISFDPDDIITNIEMIDEGWWRGVCGGAYGLFPANYVEVRQ; from the exons ATGTGGAAGGCAGCAGCTGGACAGTCAGTCAACATGGCTGTAAATGACGATGGGGACGACTGGGAGACCGACCCCGACTTTGAG AATGACGTATCGGAGAAGGAGCAGCGCTGGGGGGCCAAGACGGTGGAGGGCTCAGGACATCAGGAGCACATAGA TATCCACCGGCTGCGTCAGACGGTGTCCACGGAGCACACCAGCTTGAAGCAGAAGGAGTTGGACACCATGCCTAAAGCCTCGCATGGATATGGAGGAAAGTTTGGATTACAGCAGGACCGCATGGACAAG tCTGCTGTGGGTCATGACTACCAGAGCAATTTGTCCAAGCACTGCTCCCAGACGGATACCTCCAAGGGCTTTGGAGGGAAGTTTGGAGTGCAAGCTGACCGCGTTGACCAG TCAGCTGTTGGGTTCGAGTACGCCGGGAAGACAGAGAAACACGCTTCACAGAAAG ATTATGCCAAGGGCTTTGGCGGCAAGTTTGGTGTTGATACCGACAACGTGGACAAGTGCGCTGTGGGCTTTGAGTACCAGGGCAAAACCGAGAAGCATGAGTCACAGAAAG actACGTGAAGGGCTTTGGGGGCAAGTTTGGTGtgcagacggacagacaggatAAATCAGCGCTGGGATGGGACCACCAGGAGAAACTACAGCTTCACGAGTCCCAGAAAG actATAAGCGTGGGTTTGGAGGGCAGTATGGGGTAGAGAAGGAGAAGCAGGACCAGTGTGCCCTGGGCTATGAGCACAAGGAGAGCCTGGCTAAGCACGAGTCCCAGAAAG ATTATTCTAAAGGATTCGGAGGGAAATTTGGGGTTCAGAATGACAGGATGGATAAG AGTGCAGGGACTTTTGAGGAGATGAAGCCAACCCCAGCTTACCAGAAAACCAAACCTGTGGAGGCTG CCGGCAACAGCACAGGAAGCATCAAGGCCCGCTTTGAGAACATCGCCaaacagaaggaggaggaggacaggaagaggGCCGAGGAGGAGCGAGTGCGTCGTCAGACTAGGGACAAGCAGGAGCAAGAGGATGCGCGCCGTAAATTCGAAGAGATGGCCAGGGCCCCCTCTCCCGTCCCCGCTGCGAGTCCCAGTCCCAGTCCCAGTCCCACTCCCAGCCCAACTCCACCAGTCCAGACAGTTGCTGCCCCAGCCCCAGCATACCAG AAGACAGAGGAAGTGTCCCACGATACTGCTgaggagaacagagaacagCTGTACGAGGCGGAGccacagaaccagaaccaggaggCACCGCAGGAAGACCTCTACCGGACCCCCGAGGACACGGCAGCAGCAGGAG ACGAGTACGGCGAGGACCTCGGGGTGACAGCGGTGGCCCTGTACGACTACCAAGCAG CTGGTGAAGATGAGATATCCTTTGACCccgatgacatcatcaccaacatCGAGATGATCGACGAAGGCTGGTGGCGAGGCGTGTGCGGAGGCGCCTACGGCCTTTTCCCGGCCAACTACGTGGAGGTTCGGCAATGA
- the cttn gene encoding src substrate cortactin isoform X3 produces the protein MWKAAAGQSVNMAVNDDGDDWETDPDFENDVSEKEQRWGAKTVEGSGHQEHIDIHRLRQTVSTEHTSLKQKELDTMPKASHGYGGKFGLQQDRMDKSAVGHDYQSNLSKHCSQTDTSKGFGGKFGVQADRVDQSAVGFEYAGKTEKHASQKDYSTGFGGRYGVQADRVDQSAVGFDYQGKTEKHDSQKDYAKGFGGKFGVDTDNVDKCAVGFEYQGKTEKHESQKDYVKGFGGKFGVQTDRQDKSALGWDHQEKLQLHESQKDYSKGFGGKFGVQNDRMDKSAGTFEEMKPTPAYQKTKPVEAAGNSTGSIKARFENIAKQKEEEDRKRAEEERVRRQTRDKQEQEDARRKFEEMARAPSPVPAASPSPSPSPTPSPTPPVQTVAAPAPAYQKTEEVSHDTAEENREQLYEAEPQNQNQEAPQEDLYRTPEDTAAAGDEYGEDLGVTAVALYDYQAAGEDEISFDPDDIITNIEMIDEGWWRGVCGGAYGLFPANYVEVRQ, from the exons ATGTGGAAGGCAGCAGCTGGACAGTCAGTCAACATGGCTGTAAATGACGATGGGGACGACTGGGAGACCGACCCCGACTTTGAG AATGACGTATCGGAGAAGGAGCAGCGCTGGGGGGCCAAGACGGTGGAGGGCTCAGGACATCAGGAGCACATAGA TATCCACCGGCTGCGTCAGACGGTGTCCACGGAGCACACCAGCTTGAAGCAGAAGGAGTTGGACACCATGCCTAAAGCCTCGCATGGATATGGAGGAAAGTTTGGATTACAGCAGGACCGCATGGACAAG tCTGCTGTGGGTCATGACTACCAGAGCAATTTGTCCAAGCACTGCTCCCAGACGGATACCTCCAAGGGCTTTGGAGGGAAGTTTGGAGTGCAAGCTGACCGCGTTGACCAG TCAGCTGTTGGGTTCGAGTACGCCGGGAAGACAGAGAAACACGCTTCACAGAAAG ACTACTCCACTGGGTTTGGGGGGCGATACGGCGTGCAGGCAGATCGTGTCGACCAGAGCGCAGTGGGCTTCGATTACCAGGGCAAAACCGAGAAACACGATTCCCAGAAAG ATTATGCCAAGGGCTTTGGCGGCAAGTTTGGTGTTGATACCGACAACGTGGACAAGTGCGCTGTGGGCTTTGAGTACCAGGGCAAAACCGAGAAGCATGAGTCACAGAAAG actACGTGAAGGGCTTTGGGGGCAAGTTTGGTGtgcagacggacagacaggatAAATCAGCGCTGGGATGGGACCACCAGGAGAAACTACAGCTTCACGAGTCCCAGAAAG ATTATTCTAAAGGATTCGGAGGGAAATTTGGGGTTCAGAATGACAGGATGGATAAG AGTGCAGGGACTTTTGAGGAGATGAAGCCAACCCCAGCTTACCAGAAAACCAAACCTGTGGAGGCTG CCGGCAACAGCACAGGAAGCATCAAGGCCCGCTTTGAGAACATCGCCaaacagaaggaggaggaggacaggaagaggGCCGAGGAGGAGCGAGTGCGTCGTCAGACTAGGGACAAGCAGGAGCAAGAGGATGCGCGCCGTAAATTCGAAGAGATGGCCAGGGCCCCCTCTCCCGTCCCCGCTGCGAGTCCCAGTCCCAGTCCCAGTCCCACTCCCAGCCCAACTCCACCAGTCCAGACAGTTGCTGCCCCAGCCCCAGCATACCAG AAGACAGAGGAAGTGTCCCACGATACTGCTgaggagaacagagaacagCTGTACGAGGCGGAGccacagaaccagaaccaggaggCACCGCAGGAAGACCTCTACCGGACCCCCGAGGACACGGCAGCAGCAGGAG ACGAGTACGGCGAGGACCTCGGGGTGACAGCGGTGGCCCTGTACGACTACCAAGCAG CTGGTGAAGATGAGATATCCTTTGACCccgatgacatcatcaccaacatCGAGATGATCGACGAAGGCTGGTGGCGAGGCGTGTGCGGAGGCGCCTACGGCCTTTTCCCGGCCAACTACGTGGAGGTTCGGCAATGA